A stretch of the Hippocampus zosterae strain Florida chromosome 18, ASM2543408v3, whole genome shotgun sequence genome encodes the following:
- the LOC127590837 gene encoding cell surface glycoprotein 1-like produces MIIKTPSDRYLTEPSGNHEWSERSTSSLQQTSSDRYLTEPSGNHEWSERSTSSLQQTPSDLTEPSGDHEWNDRYTSSLQQTSSDRYLTEPSGNQEWSERSTSSLQQTPSDLTEPSGDHEWSERSTSSLQQTPSDLTEPSGDHEWNDRYTSSLQQTPSDLTEPSGNQEWSERSTSSLQQTSSDRYLTEPSGNQEWSERSTSSLQQTSSDRYLTEPSGNQEWSERSTSSLQQTPSVPILMKPFEDQERSGRSTSSLQQTPSDLTEPSGDHEWNER; encoded by the exons atgattataaag acaccaagtgacaggtacctgactgaaccctctggaaaccatgaatggagtgagagatccacttcatccttacaacag acatcaagtgacaggtacctgactgaaccctctggaaaccatgaatggagtgagagatccacttcatccttacaacag acaccaagtgacctgactgaaccctctggagaccatgaatggaatgatagatacacttcatccttacaacag acatcaagtgacaggtacctgactgaaccctctggaaaccaagaatggagtgagagatccacttcatccttacaacag acaccaagtgacctgactgaaccctctggagaccatgaatggagtgagagatccacttcatccttacaacag acaccaagtgacctgactgaaccctctggagaccatgaatggaatgatagatacacttcatccttacaacag acaccaagtgacctgactgaaccctctggaaaccaagaatggagtgagagatccacttcatccttacaacag acatcaagtgacaggtacctgactgaaccctctggaaaccaagaatggagtgagagatccacttcatccttacaacag acatcaagtgacaggtacctgactgaaccctctggaaaccaagaatggagtgagagatccacttcatccttacaacag acaccaagtgttccgatcctgatgaaaccttttgaagatcaagaaaggagtggaagatccacttcttccttacaacag acaccaagtgacctgactgaaccctctggagaccatgaatggaatgagagataa